CCATAGCCACCGCCGCCGTGTCCACCGCCACCATATCCCCCTCGACCGCCTCCGTATCCGCCGCCTCCGTATCCTCCTCCACCATATCCCCCTCGACCGCCTCCGTATCCGCCGCCTCCGTATCCTCCTCCACCATATCCCCCTCGACCGCCTCCGTATCCGCCTCCTCCATAgccacctccacctcccccaTAGCCACCACCTCCATAGCCGCCGCCACCTCCATATCCACGACCTCCACCatatccaccaccgccaccatatccaccaccgccaccatatccaccaccaccaccatatctacCGCCGGGTTCAGGGGCGGCCATGGCTACAGCACAGAAGGTGGCCAGGAGCCCCAGGGCGATGACCTGAGAGACACAGGAGTATCATACATGGCGGACCAGACATATTATGGACTGTGGCTATAAACTTTGTTTTGCGATAAAGAAATATTTTGCAAAACGTTGCAAAATAGGTAATTAAAAAATTGCAATATATATTAGAGAGAAGGATTTCTAACTCCAAAAGGCTCTGTTTGAAGATTTTATAAATTACATTGAAAGAGCCTGAGGTACCTAACGATTATTCAGGGGCAATAAAGTGCTATTATCAGAGATACGGCAAAGTTTAGTTTAACATTCAGTCAAAATGGAATTTAAGTCAATTTTCAAGACAATGCTGATTATTATTAGTGTGAAGTGAACCCACCGTCTTGGTGACCATGGTGGTCCTCGGGTCGGTCTACTGACAGGTTAGGAAGGGGGAGTCAAGTTAAGGCTCTCGTGTGGGAGTGCCAGCGACGACTGTGCTAGACCTGGCTCCGTGGCGGACTATATACCACCAGCCTCTCAGGAACCTGGCCattcccagcagcagcagcagcaagggatgacctggcatgatatataacaaaGACAATATTTCAGCATCCATCAAGGTCACTTCTCCGGAACTCTGATCTTTTCAAACCGATAGAAGATTGCAGAATCTTAAGCAGCTCCATCCTATCGTTTGTGGAATTGGTAGTTATCATTTTGATTAAGGTTCAATAATGAACATTATATCTCTGCGGCCTTTTTCTTCATATGTGCACCAGATTGCATTATTTTATGCTCCTAACTGAGATATTTTATGCTCTTAAGGATTGCTATATTTCCTTAATATTAGTTTCCATTATTATAATATGCTACATAGTCTTAAAGGCTTGAGGCCTTCTTCTGATAACTTACTTGTTTAATGTATCAAGCTGATCAATTTATCGTGTCTTAATATTCGTCCTGAAACCCTATGCAAAATTGGCTTAAAAAACATCTGATACGTGTTCTGAGACTGTATTATCTTGAATTAAAGTGATGACCTTTAGGCCAGTCCCAAAGGCCTTCCATATGGACTAAAATTCATGTATTACGAGGGCCCTCCCTTCCAGGTCCTAGGGCTTTCCCAGAACGCCTTCTTGAGTATTCTTAAAATCATTTTTTTCCTGGATCTTAGTTGTAACCAGTTGTTTTCAGAACTTCATTTTATTCTTGTCCTCCTCACATGATAGAGAACCTTCACAGAATCTTTAATATTGCATCTAAATTTGCTGCTTAGCTTTGTTTTAACATGTATAAAAATCctgaaatatatttgtttttcctTGTATTTCATCTGTTTATAGGAACAGTCCAGCAATTTTTAAAACTTTCCTATCTATATATTTTGATTATGGTAAAATTTTATGTgcaattttgtttatattttggtAAATCGATGTAAAATTAAATTTGAATGTTTAGTCCTTAATTTATGCTTTTTACAAATATTATTGctgttgtatattgattaaaggaGAGATAAGTTGCTTGGATTAAATGATAAACTGAATTAAGCTACAAATTATGTTCATATATAGGCaattatgtatatttgtgttattTTTGACTGTTGCAAGAAACTTAAATCACATTTATACAGCACACTTTCATGTTAAAATTGATCAACAATTGACTGTAATTTATTAAAATGCTTTATTTTTTATCAGATGCATTAAATTTACTCAAACTTAATCATATTAAAAATATTGATTTATCGTTTCGAAAGATTGGAAAAATATAGACAAAATTAACATCTTGAAAATTTGTTTATTCACATTTAATAACGtaaagtgtgagagagagtaaAAAGTCTCCCGAAGACGTGATGATTTTAGTAATAGCTGATATGCTCTGTACACATGTGGTACACAATCCGTTTACACTGTTACATTAGGTACACATTCCGTCTCCATCGTGCACATGGTGTACACAATCCGTTTCCACCGTATTCATGTAGTATACAATCCGTCTCAACCCTACACATGTGGCACACAATTCGTTTACACTGTTCATATTAGGTACACAATCCGTTTCCACCGTACACATGTGGTACACAATACATCTCCACCGTACACATGTGATTCACAATTCAGTTTCACTTGACAGTATCTCAGTTTACTGGCAGCTCCCAAAATAAAACTATATTGTTCATACGAACTGCCATCGTAGTTGCTAAGTCCCTTCAAGTTTTGTGAGATCTGCGTCTCTATTAAACTTGACATTAATGATAATCTTCCTCAAATCACCTAAAGTTTAATTGAATAGGTTTTATTTTCGATGAGTTATTATGCATTGTATATATAACTAATTcacgaagacacacacacacgtaagaaTATTTATGAAATCCAAATGAGTACCATTTGTTTCTTGTGAGTTTTACCTGACAAATAATTCGTCATCAAGGATAAGTTATACAAGCTTTATTTTAAATTAGTTAATTTATAATGAACATCATATATTTATTCATCAAGGAATATGAACACAAGACAAAAACCCGCATTTCGGTGTTTATACACAGAAAGTTCACTtaagttcaggactaaagtacacGTGTTCATTAATCTGTAatatattgtggtggccttaacatACCTTCAGAGGTTGACAGGTCTTTAAGCCCAACTCCAAACTCAATATATTCACATAGGTATTCTTATTGGAATATACATTAAATGCTAATGATATTAACATTATACTCAAAATAAGCGTCAAGATTTATGATAGCTCAAAGAGTATGAGGAAAAATCCAGAGTGTAATGAATGAAAGAAGAGAGTGAACCAAGTCTCCGAGGAACGGCTCTGTTCAACAAACATAAGCAATTTAAGAAAAAAAGTAAAGTTTATCAGACGTTCGTTCTCGTTATCAGCTCTGATTTTGTTAATTATTTTTGGCTTTCTCGATGTATTTGTTTTAGATTGTACTATGAGCTTCTGTCACCTCGCACCTGTATTGTCCCATATATTGGCTGTATAGATTTTCGGGGTTGACGCATTCTTTTCATGGATATTTATTAGAATGTAGATACTGAACATCTTattctgttttttattttttgggCAGCAGATTTCTTCCTTTCAATAAATTGTTCTGCTTCACTGATATATTTACTTCAAGCTTTCGTATTCTTTGTCAAATTCCACATTGTTAAGGGTTTATGTTTGATATTGTTTGGTGGCACATTGTTGGGGAAGACTTTAATTGGAAGAGAAGGTAATTTATCGAAGGTGATAATAAATCAAGCTTTACAAATAAAACGTTTATTTAGAGCGTCGCAGCATcacattttagcatcatcagagtTGTAGTCGTGCTTATCTCCTGGTGATGACCTGAGATTTAAGGACAAATTAGTCTTCAAGGTCAACGTCTTATGGTTTGATGAATctagaaaaatatattaaaatcccAGTGTTAAATATATTAGATTTTTATACTATTTTAACTATTACAGTAAACGAATCTTGAATAGAATAATTATTATGGTAGGTTGTTATATTAATAACTGCACTTACCTTATTTTTGTAATGGTTTGGGGCATTACTTTCCGTAGCCATACCCACCGCCACCATAGCCGCCTCCTCCATATCCACCTCGACCGCCACCATATCCTCCGCCtccatagccaccaccaccaccaccatagccacctccCCCATATCCGCCACCACGGCCGCCTCCATATCCACCTCCTCCATATCCGCCGCCTCCATATCCACCACCTCCATAACCGCCGCCTCCATATCcacgccctccaccaccaccaccatgtccaccaccgccatatccaccaccgccgccatatccaccaccaccaccaccatatctacCGCCGGGTTCAGGGGCGGCCATGGCTACAGCACAGAAGGTGGCCAGGAGCCCCAGGGCGATGACCTGAGAGACACAGGAATATCACACATGGCAGACCAGCCATAATATTATGGACTGTAGCTGTAAACtctatttttatataaattaataatttacaaaagtttaaaaataaataattttataCTTATGCAATATATTGCAAGGAAGAAATTCTAACTCCACAAAGTTCTGCTTTAATTTATGAACTGTGCTGCAAAAGCCTGAGGTACCTAACGATTATTCAAGGCAATAAAGTGTCATTATCAGAGATACGGCAAAACAAGTTTAGCTCAACATTTGGAGCCAAAATGTGATTTACGTAAAGTTTCAAAACAATGCTGATTATTATTAGTGAGTGTCGTGAGGTGTGAGAGTAAACCTACCGTCTTGGTGACCATGGTGGTCCTCGGGTAGGTCCACTGACAGGTGAGGAAGGTGGAATCAAGTTAAGGCTCTCGTGTGGGAGTGCCAGCGACGACTGTGCTAGACCTGGCTCTGTGGCGGACTATATACCGGCACCATCACAGGAACAGAccatccccagcagcagcagcagcagcagcaggggatgacctggcatgatatataacaaaGACAATATTTCAGCATCCATCAAGGTCACTTCTCCGGAACTCTGATCTTTTCAAACCGATAGAAGATTGCGGAATCTTAAGCAGCTCCATCCTATCGTTTGTGGAACATGGTAGTTATCATTTTGGTTAAGGTTCAATAATGAACATTATTTCTTTGCGGCCTTTTTCTTACATGTGCACCAGATTGTATTATTTTATGCTCCTAGGGAGTTATTTTATGCTCCTAAGGATTACTATATTTCTCTAGTATTAGTTTCCATTACTATAACATGCGATATAGTCATCCATTTTTggggccttcttttgataattacttgtctaATATAACAAGCTGATCGGTTTATCGTGTCTTAATATTTGTCTGAATCCGGTGCAAAATTGGCTTAAAAAACATCTGATACGGTCTCTGAAACTGTATTATCTTTAATTAAAGTGATGACCTGTAGGTAAGTCCCAAAGGCCTTCCTTTGGGACCAGAACTCATGAATTACGAGGGCCCCCTTGCAGGTTCTAGGGCTTTCCAGGAACTCCTTTAGTATTCTTAAAATCAGTTTTTTCCTGGTTCTTAGTTGTAACCGGTTGTTTTCATAACTTCATTCTCTTCTTGTCCTCCTCACAAAATAAAGAACCTTTACAGTATCTTCTATATTGTATCCAAATTTACTGCTTTGCTTTGTTTTAACATGTATAATAGTCATAAGATATATTTGTTTTCCTTGCATTTTATCTGTTTCTCGGAACTGTCCAGCAATATTAAAAACTTTCCTATCTTTATATGTTGTTTAAGGTAAAATTATATGAGCAATTTTGTTTATTTTATAGGAAATCGATGTTAAATTAAATTTGAATGTTTATTCATTAATTTATGCGTTTTACAAAATTATTCCTGCTTTATATTGATTATAGGAGAGATAAGTTGCTTGGATTAAATAATAAACTGAATTATGCTGCAAATTATGTTCCTATATAGAAAATTAtttatatttgggttattttttaCTGTTGCAAGCAACTTAAATCACATTTATACAGCACACTTTCTTGTTAAAATTGATCAACAGTTGAGTGTAATTTATTAAAATGCCA
The window above is part of the Procambarus clarkii isolate CNS0578487 chromosome 67, FALCON_Pclarkii_2.0, whole genome shotgun sequence genome. Proteins encoded here:
- the LOC123767828 gene encoding keratin, type II cytoskeletal 2 epidermal-like, whose translation is MAAPEPGGRYGGGGGYGGGGGYGGGGGYGGGRGYGGGGGYGGGGYGGGGGGYGGGGYGGGRGGYGGGGYGGGGYGGGRGGYGGGGYGGGGYGGGRGGYGGGGHGGGGYGGGYGK
- the LOC123767827 gene encoding keratin-associated protein 19-4-like is translated as MVTKTVIALGLLATFCAVAMAAPEPGGRYGGGGGGYGGGGGYGGGGHGGGGGGRGYGGGGYGGGGYGGGGYGGGGYGGGRGGGYGGGGYGGGGGGYGGGGYGGGRGGYGGGGYGGGGYGYGK